In Haliotis asinina isolate JCU_RB_2024 chromosome 15, JCU_Hal_asi_v2, whole genome shotgun sequence, one DNA window encodes the following:
- the LOC137265959 gene encoding uncharacterized protein, giving the protein MEDDTVPNENNNLLLGHVTHVIDPSNFWIQIGTKELFEGLNQLEEEVQEFCEEVGTVDPDAGCWMEDGCYVVAKSSLSSARPWRRAQIARHNIEKGSVDVFYLDYGTTEILSLDQICVAVPAFFFAVHHQTWKCGLAGIRPIAKTWTTRGVKCFQKLVEGEETLQVAIVSYGASFMCHKIALYTGDGGSGRSLAHLMLDEEVGMPCDVDDVAEYAHDVVQVFPQCPVEDIQQDSSEDRLQDEVEDQPSYEFSPASQPSHDEQAESGDISGRSELSKDSVEPLSPQSPAVTIPGFNLNTIFKTKMASADIITQKKEDERKKTVTSEMEKDLKMVQQDMEGAAVETEEVTEWGASDYDIGKQVYKHQTDVFAQKVAVIRAATGDKNWTPSMTEGHGPQKPVLQEIKAEAMRPASPKTSQELSQIMAPTTSQQQQRVGNSPTPGERLESQLSQQLSKILDEGDLEDPGALCDQFNQLVQPGSLKEPWGLSVAIEVLLEMAVTLKGPHVVTVLNVLDTYVDSANFDVRMETILRQLESRFVKPPFGKARTYHKEFGQVLGQLLILSRLWNRHTADMVQNFVLNIVEKWAIYNRNGYHIGLQYEKIQQMYTDCLEGVWLVAADIITDLDPSTFTRIHDWLQEKVLAQTHPREIREQVLKLLLKLSPMKVFDAEQIRPKTVSVEVQTEASSFAVPDPNSTAQSHMEDSSLFSHFDTEIEDISPVAGAGQGRDEVYHQCPATSQQPPDQTVTSNAVPAGPYSTWADCVSSGKHKNTTRGPTDQGLKALALQTLSGEKYVFSGKFVQDLPPRFKKHMGAQQNVTEESPESAHFYRKGEKNIVVSGLDYQTPKQADSGDEVKDIGVDEVHAGKSVFTRCGLGEFPSVKDILNSSHGQNEMESDTGSESQARSLTPVDTGKHSPNEGRSRSAKSKRATLPTPHSPDHTSALNANAKEWVPSTPPVGQTSKTHLGRSPVGQASRTHLMTSPVGQASRMHLMTSPVGQASRTHLMTSPVGHASRSPLRTSPGHSSSRPDVGPNLSSSSSEDLSGSWKTSPQKSGHNSSSSIKSIVEDIFGGRGDFTIQSDQGQVAESSEIEKLVVADSNTDDANTSFSVSEITSEVEDEQSTVNNSNNAEFQDTPKCPIQPAHTSQYGFEDDMDEDDYDGFLLSVEGDSGEKDNSFSSCVDSGVVEEMDYMKPMPQTYEQPRQPRYRWVPGKRSCTLCGSTEHTVYSCKKKRSIII; this is encoded by the exons ATGGAAGACGACACAGTACCAAACGAAAACAACAATCTGCTGTTGGGtcatgtgacacatgtcattgaccCCTCCAACTTCTGGATCCAGATTGGGACAA AAGAGTTGTTTGAGGGCTTGAATCAGCTGGAAGAAGAGGTGCAGGAGTTCTGTGAGGAGGTGGGGACCGTGGACCCAGATGCTGGATGCTGGATGGAAGATGGCTGTTACGTTGTGGCCAAGTCCAGCCTCAGCAGTGCCAGACCCTGGAGGAGAGCACAGATAGCCAGACACAACAT TGAGAAGGGGTCTGTGGATGTGTTCTACCTGGATTATGGCACCACAGAGATTTTGTCATTGGATCAGATATGTGTAGCTGTCCCAGCATTCTTTTTTGCTGTCCATCATCAGACATGGAAGTGTGGCCTTGCAGGAATCAGACCT ATTGCAAAGACATGGACAACTCGTGGTGTGAAGTGTTTCCAGAAGCTGGTTGAGGGTGAGGAGACTCTCCAGGTGGCCATTGTTTCCTATGGAGCTTCATTCATGTGTCACAAGATAGCCCTATACACAGG TGATGGAGGGAGTGGCCGCTCTCTGGCCCATCTGATGCTGGATGAGGAAGTGGGGATG CCATGTGACGTTGATGATGTTGCGGAGTATGCCCATGACGTGGTGCAAGTGTTCCCCCAGTGTCCAGTGGAGGATATACAGCAAGATAGTTCAGAGGACAGACTTCAGGATGAGGTTGAAG ACCAGCCTAGCTATGAATTTAGTCCTGCCTCACAGCCAAGTCATGATGAGCAGGCTGAGTCGGGAGACATTTCTGGCAGAAGTGAGCTGTCCAAGGACTCAGTAGAGCCGTTGTCTCCCCAGTCACCAGCAGTGACTATCCCTGGCTTCAACCTCAACACCATCTTCAAGACCAAGATGGCATCTGCGGACATCATTACACAGAAGAAGGAGGATGAGAGGAAAAAGACTGTCACGTCCGAGATGGAGAAGGATCTGAAGATGGTACAGCAGGACATGGAAGGAGCAGCTGTGGAAACGGAGGAAGTCACTGAGTGGG GTGCCTCTGACTACGACATCGGGAAGCAGGTGTACAAACATCAGACGGATGTGTTTGCCCAGAAGGTGGCAGTCATTAGAGCAGCTACAGGAGACAAGAACTGGACACCCAGCATGACAGAGGGCCATG GCCCCCAGAAGCCAGTCCTGCAGGAAATAAAGGCAGAGGCAATGAGACCAGCCAGTCCTAAAACCAGCCAGGAACTATCACAGATAATGGCACCAACTACCAG CCAACAACAACAGAGGGTTGGGAACTCCCCCACACCTGGCGAGAGACTGGAGTCCCAACTGTCTCAACAACTCTCTAAG ATCCTTGATGAAGGAGACCTAGAAGATCCAGGAGCCTTGTGTGATCAATTCAACCAGCTGGTGCAACCAG GGAGTCTGAAGGAACCGTGGGGGCTGTCTGTGGCTATTGAAGTTCTTTTGGAGATGGCCGTCACTCTCAAAGGCCCTCATGTAGTCACTGTGCTCAACGTCCTTGACACGTATGTag ATTCAGCCAATTTTGATGTGAGAATGGAAACCATTTTACGACAGCTTGAAAGTAGATTTGTCAAG CCTCCATTTGGAAAGGCAAGAACGTATCACAAAGAGTTTGGCCAGGTCTTGGGGCAACTCCTCATATTGTCCCGACTGTGGAATAGACA CACCGCTGACATGGTCCAGAATTTTGTCCTCAACATTGTAGAAAAATGGGCCATCTACAACCGAAAT GGGTATCACATTGGCCTGCAGTATGAGAAGATCCAGCAGATGTACACCGACTGTCTGGAAGGGGTGTGGCTGGTGGCAGCCGACATCATCACCGACCTTGATCCATCCACTTTCACCCGCATACATGACTGGCTGCAGGAGAAAGTCTTAGCTCAGACACACCCAAG GGAGATTCGAGAGCAGGTGCTGAAGCTGTTGCTGAAGTTGAGCCCAATGAAAGTTTTTGATGCAGAGCAGATTCGCCCGAAAACAGTCAGCGTGGAGGTCCAGACAGAAGCCTCCTCCTTCGCTGTTCCTGACCCCAACTCGACAGCTCAGTCACACATGGAGG ATAGCTCCCTGTTCAGTCACTTTGATACCGAGATTGAAGACATCTCCCCTGTTGCTGGTGCTGGTCAGGGCAGGGATGAGGTTTATCATCAGTGTCCTGCCACCTCGCAGCAACCACCGGATCAGACAGTGACGAGTAATGCAGTTCCTGCAGGGCCGTACAGCACCTGGGCTGACTGTGTCAGCTCAGGGAAACACAAGAACACCACCCGAGGTCCCACAGACCAAGGTCTCAAAGCTTTAGCCCTCCAGACATTGAGTGGAGAGAAATATGTTTTCTCTGGAAAATTTGTTCAAGATTTGCCACCAAGATTTAAGAAGCATATGGGTGCGCAGCAGAATGTTACAGAGGAGAGTCCAGAGAGTGCTCACTTCTATCGCAAAGGGGAAAAGAACATTGTAGTGTCTGGCTTGGATTATCAGACTCCAAAACAGGCTGACAGTGGGGATGAAGTGAAGGACATTGGAGTCGATGAGGTGCATGCTGGTAAGTCTGTGTTTACCAGGTGTGGTTTGGGTGAGTTTCCTTCGGTAAAGGACATCCTCAACAGCAGCCATGGCCAGAATGAAATGGAGAGTGATACTGGGAGTGAGTCTCAAGCAAGATCACTCACTCCAGTAGACACTGGTAAACACTCCCCAAATGAAGGTCGGTCAAGGTCAGCAAAGTCAAAACGAGCTACCCTTCCAACACCACATTCCCCAGATCACACGTCAGCTTTAAATGCTAATGCCAAAGAGTGGGTGCCTAGCACACCTCCTGTGGGCCAAACCTCTAAAACGCACTTAGGGAGATCACCTGTAGGTCAAGCCTCAAGGACGCACTTAATGACATCACCTGTAGGTCAAGCTTCTAGGATGCACTTAATGACATCACCCGTAGGTCAAGCTTCTAGGACACACTTAATGACGTCACCCGTAGGTCATGCTTCAAGGAGTCCTTTACGTACATCACCAGGACACAGTTCCTCCAGACCGGATGTAGGACCCAACTTAAGCTCATCAAGTTCAGAAGACTTGAGCGGTTCATGGAAAACCAGTCCACAAAAATCTGGTCATAACTCATCTTCTTCCATCAAATCCATCGTGGAGGACATCTTTGGTGGTAGAGGTGACTTCACCATTCAGTCAGACCAGGGCCAGGTGGCGGAGTCATCTGAAATAGAGAAACTGGTGGTGGCTGACAGCAACACAGATGATGCCAACACCAGCTTCAGTGTGTCTGAGATAACCAGTGAGGTTGAGGATGAACAATCCACTGTGAACAATTCCAACAATGCAGAGTTTCAGGATACCCCGAAATGTCCAATCCAACCAGCGCACACCAGCCAGTATGGCTTTGAGGACGATATGGATGAGGATGATTATGACGGGTTTCTTCTCTCTGTGGAAGGTGACAGTGGTGAGAAGGACAATAGCTTCTCATCATGTGTTGACTCTGGGGTGGTAGAAGAGATGGACTATATGAAACCAATGCCTCAGACCTACGAACAGCCTCGACAACCACGATACAGATGGGTTCCTGGAAAGCGCAGCTGCACGCTCTGTGGCTCAACAGAACATACTGTGTATAGCTGCAAGAAGAAGAGAAGCATCATCATCTGA